The nucleotide window GTGTATTGTTTATATCTGTTAGGTATACAGGTCCCAGTTTAATCAGGATAGTCCTGGAATTTTGTTGATCTGCTTCTGAAAAATTCTAAGACAAATGCACACGTTCAGGTACTGGAAACATCAACTTCTGCACCAATCGTTGACTACTTACTCATATCTTCAGTGCTTGAGAATTGACTAGCTTGACCATTCAAGCTGGAGTCAACAGAGTTCATGCTCAGGTAAGACCTGACAGCATTTTGGGATTTGAAAGAGGAATATCTCAGACACTGGAAGACTTTAACTCCTCAATCtatctctctcccaccctaacTCTAAGGTAAACAAAATAATTTAAATTGATATAAATGATGTGGTCAATCGTTATAAAGCTCCATTTCATTTGGTTACTTCAAGGAGAGTTTAATTTAGTATACAATATATGTGTCATAGTCATAATTCTACCATACTATAATTTAGAGGAAAAATACAAGCTTCTGAAATATAAACTATAGCCATGCTTTTCTATTTTTCTGACTCTAATATAGTTTATCAGTTTTACAATAGCAAATTCAAGCTGTCATACTACTACAGAGAAGATAAAACTACCCACTATAAAGTACAAACTATACTTTATTTTTGCCTATAGCTCTATGAACGTTAAACATAAGCACAATTCTTCCTATGTAAAAACAATGGTATAGTGTTATAGCAAAAGGATGACCTTTTATAAACATCTCAAATCATTTATTTTTTCTAAACTAGGTGCTTACCATAACCATTTAACTAGAGTATGCTCAAAAATTATTTACTAGTCTGTATAATGCAAttataaaattatttacaaattaaGGTGCTCCATATGGTAAAGAACAGGTGTATTGCCTCATTTATGATTtcaggatatatatataaatacagaaGTTGATACAAAATGCTACAAAGTAAACAGTAGCAGATTAGTGTATTTTGTCATAGATTTGTTCCCGGTACTGAATGCCAAGGCTATTTAAATAATGTAAACAATTGAATAATTACTTTAATTACTCCCTAAAGGAAAGCTTTAATTGCATATTTATCAGTTTGAAAGAGAAAGTAATTTTTTCACCATTCCAAATGACAATTTTAAGTAATTCTTACCCATTTCTACCTTGCTTAAAATGACTTCCTTAGGGTTTCAACAAAACTTGACAATGTCATAGTTCTTGAAGACCTTGCAATGTCTTAGTTGTTTTGAAAAGCCACCTCAGAAAAACTCAGGCAGTCTCCAAATGGGAAGGAATCCTAACAAAAAAGAGTTTTctctgagggtagagtgaatagatggatggaagaAACAGAGGTGATGAATTATCCGAGATTTTGAAAAGGGAGATGTGGATGGAACTGTAAATTCATTAAGCTTTTGTTTTTTAGACCAATTTCTGCATTAAAGGCACCATTCTAGTAAATGCAATGAATGGTGATATCAAGGGACAGTAGCTAACAGCCATTCTAATTCCTGAAATATTTTATTAACTAAACAAATTGTGAACTTAATTGTTTTTAACTCATGATATCTATGagatagaaaaaaaaaccctgtagaTTAAAATTACTGAAATATCACAAGTTTAAGCCAACTTTCCTGGTGCCATAAATTCTGGTCCACTTTCTATTGACCTACAGAGATTAGACAAGAGATTAGGGAGAGAATCCCACACCCTGCATTTCTCTCCTTTAATTTGGTGTGGACCTGCATTTGATTAAGGGGAAATACCCCTGCAGGCCAGGGCCAAGGCAAGTTGAATAAGAaagccttgatttttttttccctctttgccTTGAGTGCACAAGTCTGTGGAATCATTGATGTAGCTGGCAGCTctttccctgccctttcctcAGTCATCCCTAAATATATGCACTTTGGTCTTCATGCCTGCCCTATTACCACCGATTCTCACCTCTTCCAAATATAAGCTTTCACTTTAGATCTAAAGACTGAAGCCCCATGGAAATATCCAAGGTTCAATTATTAACAGAACAAAGAATCGGATAGAGGCAGTTAGCAAATAAGATAACCTGTCTCTGCATGCATTTCAGACTAAAATTCCAAATATCTTCTGACGCTCGAAAGTTTTCCCGTGTCATAGTCAAATGCTCATTTAAACTTTCGAACTATCAAAGATGAACATCTTACTTTTTGAAAGAGTCACTTAAAATACAAACTGCACTAAAATCAAATTGATTAACATTTCTCCACCTACACATGAATTATTCCATCCACACGTGTCTACTGTACATAATACACACTTTTCAAGGAGTAATGGATGTTCAATTAGGACTTATTTTTGTGATTAAGTCAACTTGACAAACtattttttccttttcatctGTTATTAGGTCAAACAAACAACTCAGTTCTTCCTTATGGATGTGTTAAAATATCAGAATGTGATTTTGGTAAGTTTTTCCTTTATCATTAAACAGAGTCATAGAAATGATTATAACCCAGTTGTAAATTTAACCATTTAAACTATGTAGATAACAGCACAACATCCCCTAAAGTAGTTTCAGAGTCTTGACTATGTGTGGAGCTGATACCAGTGTCAGAGTCAGTGTCATTGATATATGAATTAAAACCCCTCTGAGTAGAATGAAATGCTATGGTGCTGCTTTTAGGGCCCTCAGCAAATTTTCTTCTATCTTCATTAGGTGGACAGCCATCTTTGTTTGTTAAATGAAGTGAATTAAATTCCTCTGAAAGGAGTTCATATTCCTTTGCTTTCCTTTGAAGCAATGAGTCATTATATTTAATCTCTTTCTGAATGCCACTCAGATGAGAATGGATTTTTAATCCAGCTTTCATACTCTTTTCCAAATCATACTTGACACTTTCTAAATTTGAATTTTCAGGTTCATCCTTGGATAAGCCCTCTGCATCTTCATTTACGTCTACACAAACACTTTTGACTTCATTTTCTATTTCAGCAGAGAGCTTTTCAATAAGTAGTCGGTAATATTTCAGTCGTTCTTCCATATgtaaaattccatcattatcacttGAGCATTCAAGCTCCTGATTTTGATCTTGTTGGAAGTCTATCTGCTCATCAGCTTCATTGAAATCAGAATCCTGACCACAATTTTCTCCATCATTTCTTCCCTGATCCGAATGGAATTTAGCTTCACATTTTTCTATTTCTAAGTCTAGTTCCTTCATCCTCTTCACTTGCTGATGAATCGTATGGTCCTGAGAAATGATCAGATGAACTAATGTTTCCATGGTATCTCGGTCTTGGGAGGCGGTGCCTTGCTTAATTTTAGCTAGCTTCCTGAAAGTCTTTCGTACAATTCTCTTTTGCTTCTCCGGAGGCAGAGTCTTCATGTAGTTAGCTGGGCTGAGTTCCCACTGTCTTTCTGTGCTTTCTGCTAATTTAACTTCAGCTGATCGCCATAATGGAACGGGAAAAAAAGCATCTGCTTTGACCAAAACAAAGTGCATATTGGGCTGCTCTTCTCCCCAAGCCTTCCAAAGTCTCAATATTTTAGTTAGTGGAGGAAGAACCCTTTCTGAACCCCTCCACTTTTCAATGATACAGTATTCATTAGGCTGTCCAAATAAAAGTCGTTTCTCTCCAAATGCAGTCTCATGCTCCTCAAGCAGAGCCTGGATCACTTCCGCAGAAGTAGTTCGCTTGGTTAGCCCACAGACAATCTTTTCTTCTTGACAAACCCAAACTACAATTTCCTTCTCTTCTGAATCCACGTCCCTGGTTGGAGATCTGTGAGAAAAACAATGGAAAAAATAGCATGTGTTCATTACGATCAGCCATTGTAAATCACAAATACAGGCTAATTATCAATTCCCAATGTATATGCAAATAACAATGGTTtatagcagaaaaaaaaaaacaattaactGCCCAGTCTCAAAAATGATCACCAATCTTTTCAGTTGAAAACAATTGAGTTTTCTTTTTTATGAATCATACTTTTCTTTTAAATTAAGCACCCTATTTTAGAAGTAGAAATAAAATGCCACAAGTTTCTAGTGTGAGTGGACTAGTACATTTAGAATCATATGGGAaagtgccattaattgattacCATATAATATTTAATATTCCACCTGTTCAAAGTCTGAAAGAGTATCTGAATGCTTAATCCCTTATTTCTTTCCTTCCAACTATGTGGAAGCACAATTTCAATGGACTGTATATTAAAAGGAAGTAGAAAGTGAAATGGAATCTGTTGAAAGTCTGTTTGCTAACTATTaaaatttccattttaattttAGGCAACAATTACTGTGATTTGCCAAGCCAACTGAAAGAATCCTATTCAAAACATGAATAATACAAAAATATATTTGGAGAGGCATAAGAATTCAGATTTTTTTCCCTGGACTGTTTTTGAGTGTGGAGAAAAAGTATCtcaaattatatttttaaaactACTTTACATTAAGTATTCCAAAGCATTTTATCATGCTCATTGATAACTTAAAGTTACCAtagaatactaattatggtatttgttaagtgcttactatgtgccaaacactattttaagcgctggggtagatacaaggttgtcccccgtgggagtcacagtcttcattccctttttacagatgagggaactgaggcatagagaagttaagtgacttgcacaaagtcacacagctgacaagtggcggagccaggattagaacccatgacctctgactcccaagcccgtgctctttcctctaagccaaactgcttcttggtACATGATGAACTCCTTGAAGCACCTCAGGATCCTGACAAAAGAGAAGCTTACAGAAACCTAAGTCACAAGATGCAATTTTATAGACATGTGATATGTGGTGGATTCAAAAGTAGAAAAGATCCCAGGCTAAGCAGACCATCACCAAATATATAGTTTATTGACTGTTGATGCCAACAAGGGTAAAAAACAAGGAGAGTACGTGTTTTAAAGTAGAAAAAATGCTTTAGGAAAAAATTTAATGACATATTTAAAACGAGGACTACAGAAAGCAGTACAGGTTGTGAAAATAGATCTAAAACTTGTTTTAAGTAACAGGAAAACAATCAAAATTCCTATTCAAGTTTCTCTGCCAGCTTTCCAGAGTTACTGGCTTAATTGCCTGACTGACAATCCTGTGAAGGTAAAGATCCTAggcagcagagtggctcaatgaaaaaagcccgggcttgggagtcagaggtcatgggttctaatcccagctccaccacttgtcagctgtgtgactttgggcacacagtcagtgacatgggcaagtcacttaacttctctgtgcctcagttacctcatctgtaaaatggggattaagactgtgagccccatgtgggacaaactgatcaccttgtattcccccagtgcttagaacagtgctttgcacatagtaagcacttaacaaataccatcatcattattatgattattattattattattattgttttacttCTTCCTGGGTTGCTAGCCACCATCAGAAATATGGATCTCAGAGCCAAAGTGAAAGGCAAGGAATTAGCCTTGGAAAAGGCCTGATGGGAAGGCTGAAGGGAAAATACCCGCATTTCCTTAGCAGTGTCAGAGAAGGGAGACCATATTCTCTTCTCCCTTTAATGCTTGTTTGATTCTTATTATCTAAAGACAGAGGGAAGAAAGCAACTAGTTATTCCTTTTCCTTCATGTCCCTAAACAATTTCAGGCAGATGAAAATCTATCATATTTTTAAAGACCTACAGAAAAGGAAACATGAAACCTTAAGAGACCATTTAAATGTTCAACAACCCTCAATTATGAGAAAAAATTTTCCTCACATGAAATCTAAATGTTTAGTTCTTCAGTTTAAATCCATTTCCTCTTATTCTGTCCCCAGTAGAGATTGAGAACAGCTGCACACTTCAATCATTTCTTCTCTAGGATGAATAATCCCATTGATCTTCACAAAATTTAATTTCTAATCCCTTAATCATCTCTGCTTCTACTCCTCTGAACTCTTTCTGAGTTTCCACATCCTTCTTTAGCGTAACGGATGGATGCTGTGTTTCACATGTGGCTCTCTTAACAGCGTTCCATGTTACTACACGTATTATCATGCATGCTTTCTAAACTTCAATAATCTATTGCAGCCTCATTCATTAGCCACAATGACCTAGAGATATTTTCTGCCCTCCCACTGCTACTCATTTGTTTTACAaaacaacattttgatcactttttCAATTTATCAAAGGTATTTTCAATTTTAATTCTATATTTCAAAGCATCTATTCAAATACTGGCAGCCACACACCCATTTATTTGCTGTCTGCACAGTCAATGTTCATGCCCTCTCTTCCAGCATCACTGTTGAGAATATTCAGTGAAACTAATACCAAGGATCAACCTCTATGTCCCTTACATGACATTTCCCAGTCAACTGCACATCCACCAAATAGATGATCAAGATCTGATTTTCCTAGTGGATGCCTGTCGTTCTAGAAGAAATCAACCACAATCTCCAAAGTAACAGTGAACGGAAACTTCTGCAAGATACTGTCTACCAAGCAACCCTCAAAAAACCGGGCACAGCCAGTCATAGCCACCAGGACTGCTTTAATCCAAATAATTCAAAGAGCAAGAGACTGCTAACTGCAAAACGAGGCATATATGTCAAGTACCTATAGCAGCACTTCAGGATCCTGACAAAAGAGAAGCTCACTGAAACTTGTCACATAACATAAGTAAGGGATACATGCCAAGTGGTGGATTCAAAAGAGGAATAGGTCTTAGGCTTTGCAGACCATCACCAAACCAGGACTTTCAACATATCACAGTGTAGTTATACAGCCTAATTCACCCTGTGAAAATTTCTTGGAAAAGAAAGCATGATTCCAGCTTTACTCCAGAGGAGAagggaataacaatgatggcatttattaagcagttattatgtgccaagcactgctctaagcgctggggtagatacaaggtggtcaggttgtctcacgtggaactcacagtcttaatccccgttttacagataaggtaactgaggcacagagaagttaagtgacttgcccaaagtcacacagctgacaagaggcagagccatgattagaacccatgacttctgactcccaaatctgtgttcTTTCTATGAAGGCACGCTGCTAATCCTGCAGAGATAGCAAcactttagtactctcccaagtgccaatcaccttgccccctcctgcctcacctcgctaatctgctactacaaaccaacccacacacttagctcattcattcattcattcaattgtatttattgagcacttactgtgtgcagagcactgtactaagcgcttgggaagtacaagttagctcatctaatgctaaccttctcaactgtagaagcagcgtgcctcagtggaaagaggccgggctttggagtcagaggtcatgggttcaaatcccggctctgccaattgtcagccgtgtgactttggcgagtcacttaacttctctgggcctcagttacctcatctggaaaatggggatgaagactgtgagcctcctgtgggacaacctgatcaccttgtaacctccccagcgcttagaacagtgctttgcacatagtaagcgcttaacaaatgccatcatcatcatcaactgtacctcaatctatcttgctgccaacctctggccaacattctacctctggcctggaatactgtccctcttcatatccaaaagacgattattctcccccacttattgaagccacaactcctccaagagaccttccctgattaagccctcttttccttttcttccatttccttgacttgttccctttattcatcctccccttccaGGTTCACAGTACTCATgaacatatctgaaattttatttatttgtattaatgtctatctccccctctacactataaactctttgtgggaagggaatgtctgttatattgttctctcacaagtgcttggtacagtgctctgcatggagtaactactcaataaatacaattgactaaataCCCCAACATTACTGAAGATGAGGCCCTGCAAAACATTGCAAACTTACAAATATGTAAAGACATGTCACTTAATCaattagtatctatcccagcacttagaaaaatgcttggcacttagcaagtaccataattattattacctgtgaggAAATGAGGGGTGGAAGAATACCCAAACAGGTGCCATATGGa belongs to Tachyglossus aculeatus isolate mTacAcu1 chromosome 14, mTacAcu1.pri, whole genome shotgun sequence and includes:
- the RASSF9 gene encoding ras association domain-containing protein 9 — its product is MAPFGRNLLKARNKNRSPTRDVDSEEKEIVVWVCQEEKIVCGLTKRTTSAEVIQALLEEHETAFGEKRLLFGQPNEYCIIEKWRGSERVLPPLTKILRLWKAWGEEQPNMHFVLVKADAFFPVPLWRSAEVKLAESTERQWELSPANYMKTLPPEKQKRIVRKTFRKLAKIKQGTASQDRDTMETLVHLIISQDHTIHQQVKRMKELDLEIEKCEAKFHSDQGRNDGENCGQDSDFNEADEQIDFQQDQNQELECSSDNDGILHMEERLKYYRLLIEKLSAEIENEVKSVCVDVNEDAEGLSKDEPENSNLESVKYDLEKSMKAGLKIHSHLSGIQKEIKYNDSLLQRKAKEYELLSEEFNSLHLTNKDGCPPNEDRRKFAEGPKSSTIAFHSTQRGFNSYINDTDSDTGISSTHSQDSETTLGDVVLLST